The Brachyspira hyodysenteriae ATCC 27164 sequence GTTGTATAAATCAACTTTATTTTTTATAACCAAACTATAATATTTACTAAGCCAAGTTTCAAGTATATAAGATAAATAATTTGATACTCTATTAACTAATTCCTTACTTGTAATTTGAACAATATTATTTATATTTATTTTTAATACTTCTACATCTTCTAAAGCTTCAGTAGTTACACAGTATGGTTCTTTTATTATAGCAGATACCAAACCTATTATACCGCCTTCTTTTAACGATATTTTGTAGTTTTCATAAAAATTATTATAGGATATAACTCTTCCTTTGGTAATTATATAAAAGTAATCTTTAGGTGATTCACCATTGTTAAATAAAATTGAAGATTTATCAAATCTTTCTGTGATATTATTGGACATATACTATTTCTAACACTATTAATAGACGAATTATACTATATATAATAATTATGTCAACAAAAAAGATTACATTATATAGTTTTCATATTCTTTGAAAAAATTTGCATAATTATGTACTATAATGTTTTGTGAATTATCTATTCTTATATGTTTAATTTGTCTTAAAACTTGAAGTACATTATCATTTGTTTCTTCTATGTTTAGAATATTTTTTATATCATCTATAGAATAGTATAATCGTACATTTTTATTTTTTTCAAATAGAGTATCCATTTTGATAAATGAATATATTAGTATTATTAATTTTTCATTTAATTCTTTTGCAGATAATGCTTTAATCTTTAATATTATGTTATTAATTTTTGCTGCTGTAGCTTTTATATAACTATTAATGAATTTATTATCTTTATTTATAATATTTTCAATAAGGTCTTTTTCTATGATTTCTATTATAGAATCCTCTAATACTACGGCAGTTGTAAAAAGGGGTTTATAGTCCAAAACAGGTTTATAATAATTTATAATATAATTAGATGAGTAAATTGATCTTACTACAGCTTTAGAGTCTATTATACTATAAATACCTACTTTTCCTGATCTTATTATATATGCGTAACTGCTAGGTTCTATTTCTGTATACAAACAATATCCTTTTTTTACACTGTAAACGTTTTCTTCTATACATGTTGGTTTTGCTATTGGTCTTGTATTTATGATTAGTTTCTTGGCTTCATTTATATGAATATCATCTTTAAATAATTTTATACATCCATTACATATTTTATAGCTTGCATCTGTAAAGCCTCTATTTTTATAAATATTTGCCATTGTTACTATATCTTCTTTATTGTATAAATTAACTTTATTGTTTGTAATTAATGAATAGTATTTACTAAGCCAAGTTTCAAATATTGAAGACAAATAATTTGATATTTTATCTATAAGTTTATAATTATCTATTTTTGATAAATCTTGTACATATATTTTTAGTACTTCTATATCTTCAAGACTTTCTATTGTAGAGTAATATGGTTCATTTATTATAGAGGAGATAAGTCCTATAATATCTCCTTCTTTATAATGTATATCATAATTTTGGTAAAATACATTATGGGCTATAACTTTTCCTTTTAATATTATATAAAAATAGTCCTTGGCTTCTTCTTTATAATTAAAAATTATTGTTGATTTTTTTATTGTTATTTTATTATATTGTTCCATAGTACATTTTCTATTAAAATATTTTTTTATTTTTTATATAGTGTAACTTTCATATTCTTTAAAATATTTATCTGAATCTGTTACTATAATATTATCAAAACTATCAAATTCTAAATAATCTATATCTTTTAGAGTTTCCTGTATATCATTAACATCTATATCATCATGAATCATATTTTTTATATCTTTTATAGTATAATATAGTTTTATATATTTTATTTCAGAAAATAAAGTTTCTATTTTCAGAATAGAATATATTAAAACTATCAATTTATCTTTTAATTCAGTTTTTTTTATGGATTTAATTT is a genomic window containing:
- a CDS encoding cyclic nucleotide-binding domain-containing protein, which translates into the protein MEQYNKITIKKSTIIFNYKEEAKDYFYIILKGKVIAHNVFYQNYDIHYKEGDIIGLISSIINEPYYSTIESLEDIEVLKIYVQDLSKIDNYKLIDKISNYLSSIFETWLSKYYSLITNNKVNLYNKEDIVTMANIYKNRGFTDASYKICNGCIKLFKDDIHINEAKKLIINTRPIAKPTCIEENVYSVKKGYCLYTEIEPSSYAYIIRSGKVGIYSIIDSKAVVRSIYSSNYIINYYKPVLDYKPLFTTAVVLEDSIIEIIEKDLIENIINKDNKFINSYIKATAAKINNIILKIKALSAKELNEKLIILIYSFIKMDTLFEKNKNVRLYYSIDDIKNILNIEETNDNVLQVLRQIKHIRIDNSQNIIVHNYANFFKEYENYIM